Proteins encoded within one genomic window of Polaribacter sp. NJDZ03:
- a CDS encoding VWA domain-containing protein — translation MKKNNKRKGFVFKTYEAENQSPFEKLFEIFKELITHTSGDFDEAIDWLRSLDKEYKLTDENYTIDDFIEDLKKKGYIKEEVKGDGTGVNKITPKTERAIRQQALNHIFGKIKRSGAGNHKSKSPGIGDEHTGDLREYQFGDALDKVSMTESIRNAQVNNGIDNFSLTENDLVVEETMHKSQMSTVLMIDISHSMILYGEDRITPAKKVAMALAELITTRYPKDTLDIIVFGNDAWAIKIKDLPYLQVGPYHTNTVAGLQLAMDLLRRKRNTNKQIFMITDGKPSCLRLPDGQYYKNSNGLDKYIVDKCYGMAQQARKLHIPITTFMIAQDPYLMQFIKAFTKANQGKAFYTGLKGLGEMIFEDYETNRKKRIRG, via the coding sequence ATGAAAAAAAATAATAAAAGAAAAGGTTTTGTCTTTAAAACCTATGAAGCAGAAAATCAATCTCCTTTCGAAAAATTATTCGAAATTTTTAAGGAATTGATAACACATACCTCTGGAGATTTTGATGAAGCCATAGATTGGTTGCGTTCTTTAGATAAAGAATATAAATTAACGGATGAAAATTATACTATTGATGACTTTATTGAAGATTTAAAGAAGAAAGGCTACATAAAGGAAGAGGTAAAAGGAGATGGGACTGGAGTTAATAAGATTACTCCAAAAACAGAACGTGCTATTCGTCAGCAAGCATTGAATCATATTTTTGGAAAAATAAAACGAAGTGGTGCTGGTAATCATAAAAGTAAATCTCCAGGAATAGGAGATGAACATACCGGAGATTTAAGAGAATATCAATTTGGTGATGCCTTAGACAAAGTTTCTATGACAGAAAGCATTAGAAATGCGCAGGTAAATAACGGAATAGATAATTTTAGTCTTACCGAAAACGATTTGGTGGTGGAAGAAACCATGCACAAAAGCCAAATGAGTACGGTTCTAATGATTGATATAAGTCACTCTATGATTTTATATGGAGAAGACAGAATTACTCCTGCTAAAAAAGTAGCGATGGCGTTGGCAGAATTAATTACTACTCGTTATCCTAAAGATACCTTAGATATTATTGTTTTTGGAAATGATGCGTGGGCAATTAAAATTAAAGATTTGCCTTATTTACAAGTAGGACCATATCACACAAATACGGTTGCAGGTTTGCAGTTAGCGATGGATTTACTCCGAAGAAAAAGAAATACCAACAAACAAATTTTTATGATTACCGATGGTAAGCCAAGTTGCTTGCGTTTGCCAGACGGACAATATTATAAGAATAGTAATGGTCTAGACAAATACATTGTAGACAAATGTTATGGAATGGCACAGCAAGCCAGAAAATTACACATTCCGATAACTACTTTTATGATTGCGCAAGATCCGTATTTAATGCAATTTATAAAGGCGTTTACAAAAGCAAATCAGGGTAAAGCATTTTATACAGGTTTAAAAGGTTTGGGAGAAATGATTTTTGAAGATTACGAAACCAATAGAAAAAAGAGAATTAGAGGGTAG
- a CDS encoding TIGR01777 family oxidoreductase — MAKIIITGGTGLVGKRLSKLLIDKNHEVVILSRNPKEENEFKWDISSNYIDEIALLDTDYIIHLAGAGIADKRWTKERKQIIIDSRVKSANLLYDKINELKINLKGFISASGVGYYGAVTTDKIYEETDKAGTDFLGEVCQKWENAAQQFSTKNIPVTILRTGVVLTDKGGALDKMKTPIITPLGSGKQFLPWIHLDDLCAIYIKVIDDNLEGVFNAVAPEHHTSKTFSKELAKSIGKPYLGIGVPSFMLKLVFGDMAKILLEGSKISAKKIEKNGYSFRFKTLKKALNNL; from the coding sequence ATGGCAAAAATAATTATTACAGGTGGTACGGGTTTAGTCGGCAAAAGATTATCAAAATTACTGATTGATAAAAATCATGAAGTTGTAATTTTAAGTAGAAATCCCAAAGAAGAAAATGAATTTAAATGGGATATTTCTTCTAATTACATTGATGAAATAGCACTTTTAGATACCGATTATATTATTCATTTAGCCGGAGCAGGAATTGCAGACAAACGTTGGACTAAAGAAAGAAAGCAAATAATAATTGATAGCAGAGTAAAAAGCGCCAATTTACTGTATGATAAAATTAATGAGCTTAAAATTAATTTAAAAGGTTTTATTTCTGCTTCTGGCGTTGGTTATTACGGCGCTGTTACTACAGATAAAATATATGAAGAAACAGACAAAGCAGGTACTGATTTTTTAGGTGAAGTTTGCCAAAAATGGGAAAACGCCGCACAGCAATTTTCAACAAAAAACATTCCGGTAACAATCTTAAGAACCGGCGTTGTTTTAACAGATAAAGGCGGTGCATTAGACAAAATGAAAACACCTATTATAACTCCTTTAGGTTCTGGAAAACAATTTTTACCTTGGATCCATTTAGATGATTTATGTGCCATCTATATAAAAGTTATTGATGATAATTTAGAAGGTGTATTTAATGCCGTTGCTCCAGAACACCACACTAGTAAAACATTCTCTAAGGAATTAGCAAAAAGCATAGGCAAACCTTATTTAGGAATTGGAGTTCCTAGTTTTATGTTGAAGCTTGTATTTGGCGATATGGCAAAAATATTATTAGAAGGAAGTAAAATTTCGGCAAAAAAAATCGAAAAGAACGGATATTCTTTTCGATTTAAAACACTTAAAAAAGCGTTGAATAATTTATAA
- a CDS encoding YceI family protein, translating into MKRVVVLSLLMIVAFNFSSCKSDKKSDKKVEDTIKTEKSAAAFSLEKAKNEINFVAYKTTDKIPVGGQFNKVDIISGGEGASIKDAINNTEFSIPVSSIFTKDTSRDFKIQKFFFGVMDNTKLLSGKLLITDDVNGVAEIKMNGVTEKVAFTYTIVENVFKMTATMDITKWNASEALASLNTVCSDLHKGADGVSKTWSDVALNITSTF; encoded by the coding sequence ATGAAAAGAGTAGTAGTTTTATCATTATTAATGATTGTAGCGTTTAATTTTTCATCTTGTAAATCAGATAAAAAATCTGATAAGAAAGTAGAAGATACAATTAAAACAGAAAAGAGTGCAGCAGCTTTTTCTTTAGAGAAGGCAAAAAATGAAATTAACTTTGTAGCGTATAAAACTACAGATAAAATTCCAGTAGGAGGTCAATTTAATAAAGTTGATATTATTTCTGGAGGAGAAGGAGCTTCTATTAAAGATGCTATTAATAATACAGAGTTTTCAATTCCTGTAAGTAGTATTTTTACAAAAGACACTAGTAGAGATTTTAAAATTCAAAAATTCTTCTTTGGTGTAATGGATAATACAAAATTACTTTCTGGTAAATTATTGATAACAGATGACGTTAATGGTGTAGCAGAAATTAAAATGAATGGAGTTACAGAAAAAGTAGCTTTTACGTATACTATTGTAGAGAATGTTTTTAAAATGACAGCTACTATGGATATCACTAAATGGAATGCTTCTGAGGCTTTAGCATCATTAAATACAGTTTGTAGTGATTTACATAAAGGTGCAGACGGAGTTTCTAAAACATGGAGTGATGTGGCTTTAAATATTACTTCTACTTTCTAA
- a CDS encoding acyl-CoA-binding protein yields the protein MESDLDKDFNEAFYRISKLEKVIAPDIMLKFYAYNKQANFGNKFSFNDEHNVRSAFKLNAWMQLNGMKSDVAKQEYINLAKIVLNSKQ from the coding sequence ATGGAATCTGATTTAGACAAAGATTTTAACGAAGCTTTCTATAGAATTTCTAAATTAGAAAAAGTGATTGCTCCAGACATTATGCTAAAATTTTACGCTTACAATAAGCAAGCCAATTTTGGTAATAAGTTTTCTTTTAATGACGAGCATAACGTTAGAAGCGCATTTAAATTAAATGCATGGATGCAATTAAACGGCATGAAATCTGACGTAGCAAAACAAGAATATATTAATTTAGCAAAAATAGTTTTAAACAGTAAACAATAA
- a CDS encoding phosphatidylserine decarboxylase family protein, which produces MIRFHKEGYKIIVITFIITIVGVLLADNLISIPWLVKAIQVLLLAFLVIVLQFFRNPKRVAPLNDNVLVAPVDGKVVVIEEVEEPEYFKGKRLQVSIFMSPINVHVTRYAMSGVVKYSKYHPGKYLVAWHPKASTENERTTVVVNNAAFGDVLYRQIAGALAKRIVNYAKVGDTAVQGADAGFIKFGSRVDLFLPLGTKLNVSLNDTVKGGVQVIAEK; this is translated from the coding sequence ATGATTCGTTTTCACAAAGAAGGGTATAAAATAATTGTTATTACCTTTATAATAACAATAGTAGGTGTATTGCTAGCCGATAATTTAATTAGTATACCTTGGCTTGTTAAAGCAATTCAAGTTTTATTACTTGCTTTTTTAGTAATTGTACTACAGTTTTTTAGAAACCCTAAAAGAGTTGCTCCATTAAATGACAACGTATTAGTTGCACCGGTAGACGGTAAAGTGGTTGTTATAGAAGAAGTAGAAGAACCAGAATACTTTAAAGGAAAAAGATTACAAGTGTCTATTTTTATGTCTCCTATTAACGTGCATGTTACCAGATACGCTATGAGTGGAGTTGTAAAATATAGTAAATATCATCCAGGAAAATATTTGGTTGCATGGCACCCGAAAGCATCTACAGAAAACGAAAGAACTACGGTAGTTGTTAATAATGCAGCTTTTGGAGATGTTTTATACAGGCAAATAGCAGGTGCATTGGCAAAGAGAATTGTTAATTATGCAAAAGTTGGTGATACAGCTGTACAAGGAGCAGATGCAGGTTTTATTAAATTTGGTTCTAGAGTAGACCTTTTTCTTCCATTAGGTACAAAGCTAAATGTATCTTTAAATGATACAGTAAAAGGAGGAGTTCAAGTAATTGCAGAAAAATAG
- a CDS encoding phosphatidate cytidylyltransferase produces MSNLLKRSLSGIIYVLIFISAILFSKESYVVLTTIFGLLCVWEFSKLIKFKGLIGYIFFSLTLFLMLKRPESYAVIIILGITIVSSLSLIYYLFTKKEISFSNDRSKSGLLIRYPIFSMIFLILLPIYNGEYNRYLIISILIMIWVNDSFAFLVGKNFGKRKLFVSVSPKKTQEGFLGGLAFALIAAFIISKLNTDFTVVNWLVIAVIVSVIGTIGDLVESKFKRQANIKDSGTIMPGHGGILDRLDSLLFAAPFVYLYINFII; encoded by the coding sequence ATGAGTAACCTTTTAAAAAGGAGTCTTTCAGGCATAATTTACGTTTTAATTTTTATATCAGCGATTCTTTTTTCAAAAGAATCGTATGTGGTTCTAACAACTATTTTTGGGTTGTTGTGCGTTTGGGAATTTTCTAAACTCATTAAATTTAAAGGATTGATAGGGTATATTTTCTTTAGCTTAACATTATTTTTAATGTTAAAAAGGCCAGAAAGCTATGCCGTAATTATTATTTTAGGAATTACAATAGTTTCTTCTTTATCTCTTATCTATTACTTATTTACTAAAAAAGAAATTTCTTTCTCTAATGATAGATCTAAATCTGGTTTACTAATTAGGTACCCTATTTTTTCTATGATTTTTTTAATCCTTCTACCTATTTATAACGGAGAATATAATCGGTATTTAATAATTTCTATTTTAATTATGATATGGGTAAATGATAGTTTTGCTTTTTTAGTGGGTAAAAATTTTGGGAAAAGAAAATTATTTGTTTCTGTTTCTCCAAAAAAGACACAAGAAGGTTTTTTAGGTGGGTTGGCTTTTGCTTTAATTGCGGCCTTTATAATTAGTAAATTAAATACCGATTTTACAGTAGTAAATTGGTTAGTTATAGCTGTTATTGTTAGTGTAATTGGTACTATTGGAGATTTAGTAGAATCTAAATTTAAAAGACAAGCCAATATTAAAGATAGTGGTACTATTATGCCTGGGCATGGTGGTATTTTAGATAGATTGGATAGTTTGTTATTTGCAGCACCATTTGTATATTTGTATATTAATTTTATAATTTAA
- the ftsH gene encoding ATP-dependent zinc metalloprotease FtsH: protein MSDSKKDSNSNMPKFKFNAYWIYGAIFVVIMAFQFFSSGDLATKSISKNEFNDILKDNDISRIVVLNNNLAQIYIKEEAQKKQRYSKIINSAFYTQGSSFYDYNFGDLQNFENNVEKARQANELDFDIKNENKTSIFDTILGFLPFIILIAVWLFFMKRMSGGGAGAGGGGQIFSIGKSKAKLFDKDTKVKTTFENVAGLEGAKEEVQEIVDFLKNPEKYTSLGGKIPKGALLVGPPGTGKTLLAKAVAGEADVPFFSLSGSDFVEMFVGVGASRVRDLFKKAAEKSPSIIFIDEIDAIGRARGKNSMTGGNDERENTLNQLLTEMDGFGTDVNVIVLAATNRADVLDSALMRAGRFDRQIYVDLPNINERKEIFEVHIKPLKLAGDVKIDFLAQQTPGFSGADIANMCNESALIAARNGKKAIHHQDFLDAVDRIVGGLEKKNKVITPKEKKVIAFHEAGHATISWMLEHAAPLVKVTIVPRGQSLGAAWYLPAERMIVQTEQMLDEMCATMGGRAAEKVMFNKISTGALSDLEKVTKQAKAMVTVYGLNEAVGNVTYYDSSGNDGFVKPYSEETGKTIDQEISKIIEAQYVRAIEILEENKDKLTTLAELLLEKEVIFKDDLEKIFGKRPFEEALEVEIVEDKKEIPPVELKTEE from the coding sequence ATGAGTGATTCAAAAAAAGATAGTAATTCTAATATGCCTAAATTTAAGTTTAACGCGTATTGGATATATGGTGCAATATTTGTTGTAATAATGGCATTTCAGTTTTTTAGTAGTGGAGATTTAGCTACTAAAAGTATTTCTAAAAATGAGTTTAATGATATCTTAAAAGATAATGATATCTCTAGAATTGTTGTTTTAAATAACAATTTAGCTCAGATTTATATTAAAGAAGAAGCACAAAAAAAACAACGTTATAGTAAGATTATAAACTCTGCTTTTTATACGCAAGGATCTTCTTTTTATGACTATAATTTTGGGGATTTACAAAATTTCGAAAATAATGTTGAAAAAGCAAGACAAGCAAACGAGCTAGACTTTGATATAAAAAATGAAAACAAAACAAGTATTTTTGATACTATTCTAGGTTTTTTACCTTTTATAATATTAATTGCTGTTTGGTTGTTTTTTATGAAAAGAATGTCTGGCGGTGGAGCTGGAGCTGGTGGCGGAGGTCAAATATTTAGCATTGGTAAATCTAAAGCAAAATTATTTGATAAAGACACAAAGGTAAAAACTACGTTTGAAAATGTAGCCGGTTTAGAAGGTGCTAAAGAAGAGGTACAAGAAATTGTAGACTTCTTAAAAAATCCAGAAAAATATACTTCATTAGGAGGTAAAATTCCAAAAGGTGCTTTATTAGTAGGACCTCCAGGAACAGGTAAAACCTTACTAGCTAAAGCGGTTGCAGGTGAAGCAGATGTTCCTTTTTTCTCTTTATCTGGTTCAGATTTTGTTGAAATGTTTGTAGGTGTGGGTGCTTCTCGTGTAAGAGATTTATTTAAAAAAGCTGCAGAGAAATCTCCTTCTATTATCTTTATTGATGAGATAGACGCTATTGGTAGAGCTCGTGGTAAAAATAGTATGACTGGTGGTAATGACGAGCGTGAAAACACGTTGAATCAATTATTAACAGAAATGGATGGTTTTGGTACAGATGTAAATGTTATTGTACTAGCAGCAACAAACAGAGCAGATGTTTTAGATAGTGCGTTAATGCGTGCGGGTCGTTTTGATAGACAGATCTATGTAGATTTACCAAACATCAACGAAAGAAAAGAAATTTTTGAAGTACATATTAAGCCTTTAAAATTAGCAGGAGATGTTAAGATAGATTTCTTAGCACAACAAACACCTGGTTTTTCTGGGGCAGACATTGCTAATATGTGTAATGAATCTGCATTAATTGCTGCCAGAAATGGTAAAAAAGCAATTCATCATCAAGATTTCTTAGATGCTGTAGATAGAATTGTTGGTGGTTTAGAGAAGAAAAATAAAGTAATTACACCAAAGGAGAAAAAAGTAATTGCTTTTCATGAAGCAGGTCACGCAACTATTAGTTGGATGTTAGAGCATGCTGCACCATTGGTTAAAGTTACTATTGTACCTAGAGGACAATCTTTAGGAGCTGCTTGGTATTTACCAGCAGAAAGAATGATTGTGCAGACAGAGCAAATGTTAGATGAAATGTGTGCTACCATGGGTGGTAGAGCTGCAGAAAAGGTAATGTTTAATAAAATATCTACAGGAGCTTTAAGCGATTTAGAAAAAGTGACCAAGCAAGCAAAAGCAATGGTTACTGTTTATGGTTTAAATGAAGCAGTTGGTAATGTTACGTATTATGATTCTTCTGGAAACGATGGTTTTGTTAAACCTTATAGTGAAGAGACCGGTAAAACAATAGATCAAGAAATTTCTAAAATTATTGAAGCTCAATATGTAAGAGCAATAGAAATTTTAGAAGAAAATAAAGATAAATTAACGACTCTTGCAGAATTATTATTGGAAAAAGAAGTTATTTTTAAAGACGATTTAGAAAAGATATTCGGTAAAAGACCTTTTGAAGAAGCTCTTGAAGTAGAAATCGTTGAAGATAAAAAAGAGATTCCTCCAGTAGAATTAAAAACTGAAGAATAA
- the rsfS gene encoding ribosome silencing factor, with the protein MTNKKVSTDDLIALIIKGIDEVKGENIQLLDLRDIENTVCDYFVICSGNSNTQVNAISGSIQKIVSKELKDKPWHIEGQTNSEWVLMDYVNVVVHIFQKQVRDYYDIESLWGDAKITEIKSV; encoded by the coding sequence ATGACAAATAAAAAAGTAAGTACAGATGATTTAATTGCTTTAATTATTAAAGGGATTGATGAGGTAAAAGGAGAAAATATTCAATTATTAGACTTACGAGATATAGAGAATACTGTATGCGATTATTTTGTAATCTGCTCGGGAAACTCAAATACACAAGTAAATGCAATTTCTGGTTCTATTCAAAAAATAGTAAGCAAAGAACTTAAAGACAAACCTTGGCATATAGAAGGCCAAACAAACTCTGAGTGGGTTTTAATGGATTATGTAAACGTAGTGGTACACATTTTTCAAAAACAGGTTCGTGACTATTATGATATTGAAAGTCTTTGGGGTGATGCTAAAATTACAGAGATAAAATCAGTTTAA
- a CDS encoding biotin--[acetyl-CoA-carboxylase] ligase — MKTIKLSATDSTNSFLKDLAQNSTLENFTTVVTQNQTKGRGQQQNKWVSEPHKNLTFSVFISFKDLKVVQKKYLNFAISLSIYTVLLAKNLPKPSIKWPNDILSANKKICGILIENTFSGDRIKNSFVGIGLNVNQEIFPEHLKNATSLKLETGLESNLDLLLSNILEEIQKNIKCLTSQKFKLLEEKYLDVLYKKNIPTMFKNSKDEIFMGMISGISDFGKLQVLLEDDIIQEFGLKEISFL, encoded by the coding sequence TTGAAAACAATCAAACTTAGTGCCACCGATTCTACGAATTCTTTTTTAAAGGATTTAGCTCAAAATTCTACCCTAGAGAATTTTACAACTGTTGTTACTCAAAACCAAACAAAAGGGAGAGGTCAGCAACAAAATAAGTGGGTTTCCGAACCACATAAAAACCTAACATTCAGCGTATTCATAAGTTTTAAAGATTTAAAGGTAGTTCAAAAAAAATATTTAAACTTTGCTATTTCCTTATCTATTTATACTGTTTTATTAGCTAAAAACTTACCTAAACCATCTATAAAATGGCCTAACGACATTCTGTCAGCAAACAAGAAAATTTGTGGCATTTTAATTGAAAACACCTTTTCTGGTGATCGTATTAAAAATTCTTTTGTAGGAATTGGCTTAAATGTAAACCAAGAAATTTTCCCTGAACACTTAAAGAACGCTACTTCTTTAAAATTAGAAACGGGTTTAGAGTCTAATTTAGATCTTTTATTATCTAATATTTTAGAAGAAATTCAAAAAAACATAAAATGCTTAACTTCTCAAAAATTTAAACTTTTGGAAGAAAAATATTTAGATGTATTGTATAAAAAAAATATCCCTACTATGTTTAAAAATAGTAAGGATGAAATTTTTATGGGAATGATTTCTGGAATTTCAGATTTCGGAAAACTACAAGTTCTATTAGAAGATGATATTATCCAAGAATTTGGACTTAAAGAAATTTCTTTTCTTTAA
- a CDS encoding SRPBCC family protein, which produces MNINGNTVTIEKSAEEVFTFFTDLKNFEQLMPENIQKFEVDGESFIFGLPGMPEIRLVLKEKTPFTNITLGAASSKLPFTLAADINEIAENKTEVSLKFDGEFNAMMAMMIKKPLTKFVDTLTENIGKL; this is translated from the coding sequence ATGAATATTAACGGAAATACAGTTACTATAGAGAAATCTGCTGAAGAAGTGTTTACTTTTTTTACAGATTTAAAGAACTTTGAGCAATTAATGCCAGAGAATATTCAAAAATTTGAAGTTGATGGTGAATCTTTTATATTCGGTTTGCCTGGTATGCCAGAGATTAGACTCGTTTTAAAAGAAAAAACACCATTTACTAATATTACATTAGGTGCTGCAAGTAGTAAATTACCTTTTACTTTAGCTGCGGATATTAACGAAATTGCAGAAAATAAAACAGAGGTAAGCTTAAAATTCGATGGAGAATTTAATGCAATGATGGCAATGATGATTAAAAAACCATTGACAAAATTTGTAGATACGCTTACAGAAAATATAGGAAAACTTTAA
- the pyrE gene encoding orotate phosphoribosyltransferase yields the protein MILNKDTAKKTAELLLQIKAIKLSPNDPFNWASGWKSPIYCDNRVTLSYPPVRVFLKEEISKLVELEYGKPDVIAGVATGAIAIGVLVAQQLGVPFIYVRPEPKKHGRKNQIEGHLESGQNVVVIEDLISTGNSSLNAVEALKEAGGVVKGMVAIFSYGFDIAKKNFEEKNVGLTTLSNYENLLEQALDSNYITDKELATLNDWRKNPSEWKQ from the coding sequence ATGATTTTAAACAAAGATACGGCAAAAAAAACAGCTGAACTTTTATTGCAAATAAAAGCAATAAAGTTAAGCCCAAATGATCCCTTTAATTGGGCGTCAGGTTGGAAGTCTCCAATATATTGTGATAATAGAGTTACTTTATCTTATCCTCCAGTTCGTGTTTTTCTTAAAGAAGAAATATCAAAACTTGTAGAATTAGAATATGGTAAGCCAGATGTTATTGCTGGTGTTGCTACAGGTGCAATTGCTATTGGGGTTTTAGTAGCGCAACAATTAGGTGTTCCTTTTATTTATGTTAGGCCAGAGCCAAAAAAGCATGGTAGAAAGAACCAAATTGAAGGGCATTTAGAAAGCGGACAAAATGTTGTTGTAATTGAAGATTTAATAAGTACAGGTAATAGTAGCTTAAATGCAGTGGAAGCTTTAAAAGAAGCGGGTGGTGTTGTAAAAGGTATGGTTGCTATTTTTTCTTATGGATTTGATATTGCAAAGAAGAATTTTGAAGAAAAAAATGTAGGATTAACTACTTTAAGTAATTACGAAAACTTGTTAGAACAAGCTTTAGATAGTAATTATATTACAGATAAAGAGTTGGCAACATTAAATGATTGGAGAAAGAACCCAAGTGAGTGGAAACAATAA
- a CDS encoding NUDIX hydrolase, with product MYKVFVNDTPIIFTSSSQKENIFPVYNFKNVVFDEIILKLKNNELKGVIFYSTDLENDWKSFLTNMKVIPAAGGLVLNPKKEVLFILRNGVWDLPKGWIEKEETIETAAIREVTEECGISNLQLIKPLITTYHIYFHKGVKLKQTYWYLMTSNYSEKLTPQLEEGITEVVFKNKTAIEAALENTYANIQLVYNTYLETTN from the coding sequence ATGTATAAAGTTTTTGTAAATGATACGCCAATAATTTTCACTTCTTCTTCACAAAAAGAAAATATTTTTCCTGTTTACAATTTTAAGAATGTTGTTTTTGATGAAATTATTCTGAAACTAAAAAACAATGAACTTAAAGGAGTTATTTTTTACTCGACTGACTTAGAGAATGATTGGAAATCTTTTTTAACAAATATGAAAGTAATTCCCGCCGCTGGCGGATTAGTGCTAAACCCCAAAAAAGAAGTTTTATTTATTTTAAGAAACGGTGTTTGGGATTTACCTAAAGGATGGATTGAAAAAGAAGAAACAATAGAAACCGCAGCAATTAGGGAAGTAACAGAAGAATGTGGCATTTCTAACCTGCAACTTATCAAACCTTTAATTACTACTTATCATATTTATTTTCATAAAGGAGTTAAATTAAAACAGACTTATTGGTATTTAATGACTTCTAATTATTCAGAAAAATTAACACCTCAACTAGAAGAAGGCATTACCGAAGTTGTTTTTAAAAATAAAACAGCCATTGAAGCTGCATTAGAAAATACGTACGCTAACATTCAATTAGTGTATAACACCTATTTAGAAACCACTAATTAG